Proteins from a genomic interval of Paenibacillus sp. FSL H8-0048:
- the rplO gene encoding 50S ribosomal protein L15: MKLHELAPAPGSRKERNRVGRGPSSGNGKTSGRGHKGQNSRSGGGVRPGFEGGQNPLYRRLPKRGFVNPTRKEYAIVNLEDLNSFAEGTEVTPELLLETGVVSNTKSGIKILGNGELAVKLTVKANKFSQSAVEKIEAAGGKTEVI; this comes from the coding sequence ATGAAGTTACATGAACTTGCTCCAGCTCCTGGATCACGGAAAGAACGCAACCGCGTTGGTCGTGGACCAAGTAGCGGTAACGGTAAAACTTCGGGCCGTGGTCATAAAGGTCAAAACTCCCGTTCCGGCGGTGGTGTACGTCCAGGCTTCGAGGGTGGACAAAACCCACTCTATCGTCGTCTGCCTAAACGTGGTTTCGTCAATCCTACCCGTAAAGAGTACGCGATTGTGAACCTGGAAGATCTGAATAGCTTTGCAGAAGGAACAGAAGTAACTCCTGAGCTTTTGCTTGAAACTGGTGTTGTCAGCAACACTAAGAGCGGCATCAAGATTCTCGGCAACGGTGAACTGGCTGTTAAATTGACTGTCAAAGCAAATAAGTTCTCTCAATCTGCGGTAGAGAAAATCGAAGCTGCCGGCGGTAAAACCGAGGTGATCTAA
- the secY gene encoding preprotein translocase subunit SecY, whose translation MFKTLKNIWHVEDLRKKILFTLFVLIIYRIGSFVPVPGVNKEVLESTNQGGDALMGLLNTFSGGALKNFSIFAISIYPYITASIIVQLLSMDVVPKFAEWAKQGEHGKKQLAQITRYGTVVLGLIQAFATSIGFNRIYGTEMIPNATFADYLLIAIILTAGTSFLMWLGEQITEKGIGNGISILIFAGIVAAFPGYITTTAQSSFIQPGQMFLNILKVVIVLIVVVAIIVGVIFVQQGIRKIPVQYAKRVVGNKMYGGQNTHIPLKINAAGVIPVIFAVSLLQFPVVLSSFWSTHAWAKWVSANLDHTKPLGMLLYVVMIIGFTFFYTFVQMNPQQMADNMKKNGGYIPGIRPGKATEKYLTRVMSRLTMSGALFLSLISVLPVLFGSLSGLPKQVQIGGTALLIVIGVALDTMKQIESQLIKRHYKGFINK comes from the coding sequence ATGTTCAAGACGCTTAAGAATATATGGCATGTTGAAGATTTGCGCAAAAAGATCCTGTTTACCCTGTTCGTTCTGATCATTTACCGCATCGGTTCGTTTGTACCGGTTCCCGGTGTGAACAAAGAAGTACTGGAATCAACAAATCAGGGCGGAGACGCTTTGATGGGTCTTTTGAACACCTTCTCGGGCGGAGCGCTCAAAAACTTCTCGATTTTTGCGATCAGCATTTACCCGTATATTACAGCATCCATCATCGTTCAATTGCTTTCGATGGATGTTGTTCCTAAGTTTGCCGAATGGGCTAAGCAAGGGGAACACGGGAAAAAGCAGCTGGCGCAAATTACGCGTTACGGCACAGTAGTGCTAGGTTTGATTCAAGCGTTTGCCACATCTATCGGGTTTAACCGGATTTATGGCACTGAGATGATTCCAAATGCAACCTTTGCGGATTACCTGCTTATTGCGATCATATTGACGGCGGGTACATCGTTCTTGATGTGGTTAGGTGAGCAGATCACTGAAAAGGGTATAGGAAACGGGATTTCGATCCTGATTTTTGCGGGAATCGTCGCCGCCTTTCCGGGATATATCACCACTACGGCGCAATCAAGCTTTATCCAGCCGGGTCAGATGTTCCTGAATATTCTTAAAGTCGTTATTGTACTGATCGTGGTTGTTGCGATTATTGTCGGGGTGATCTTTGTTCAACAAGGTATCCGTAAAATCCCTGTACAATATGCCAAACGCGTAGTCGGTAACAAAATGTACGGTGGACAGAATACGCACATTCCGCTTAAAATTAATGCGGCTGGTGTAATTCCTGTTATCTTCGCCGTTTCGCTGCTTCAATTCCCGGTCGTTTTATCGAGCTTCTGGTCCACCCATGCTTGGGCTAAATGGGTCTCGGCCAATCTGGATCATACCAAGCCGCTCGGCATGCTGCTGTATGTAGTCATGATCATCGGATTTACGTTCTTCTATACGTTCGTCCAGATGAACCCGCAGCAAATGGCTGACAATATGAAAAAGAATGGCGGATACATTCCAGGTATACGTCCAGGTAAGGCTACTGAGAAATACCTGACTAGAGTAATGTCGCGTCTGACGATGTCCGGTGCGCTGTTCCTGTCATTAATCTCTGTACTGCCAGTATTATTTGGATCGTTATCCGGGTTACCGAAGCAAGTGCAGATTGGTGGTACGGCACTGCTGATCGTTATCGGTGTTGCACTGGATACCATGAAGCAGATCGAGAGCCAATTGATCAAACGCCATTACAAAGGCTTCATCAATAAATAG
- a CDS encoding adenylate kinase: MNILFMGPPGAGKGTQAAVVVKELGIPHISTGDAFRLAIKQGTPIGLKAKSYIDQGLLVPDDVTIGIVEERLQQSDCEKGFLLDGFPRTLSQAEALGEILSRLGTSLDHVVNLNVDRGLLMARLTGRRICSVCGTSYHLIFNPPKQDGICDIDGGELYQRPDDNEESVGKRLDEYDNKTAPLLAFYDDKGLVRQVNGENEINVVSSEIVSMLRG; encoded by the coding sequence GTGAACATTTTATTCATGGGCCCTCCTGGGGCAGGCAAGGGAACACAAGCCGCAGTGGTTGTTAAAGAACTTGGTATTCCGCATATTTCGACCGGTGATGCTTTCCGCTTGGCAATCAAGCAGGGAACGCCGATCGGGCTGAAGGCTAAATCTTACATCGATCAAGGTTTGCTTGTACCGGATGATGTGACTATTGGAATCGTCGAAGAACGGCTGCAGCAGTCCGATTGCGAAAAAGGTTTTTTATTGGATGGCTTTCCAAGAACCCTTTCGCAAGCGGAAGCGCTGGGAGAAATCCTCAGCCGGCTTGGAACTTCACTAGATCACGTTGTTAACTTGAATGTGGACCGCGGACTGCTGATGGCGCGTCTTACCGGACGCCGGATCTGCTCGGTATGCGGAACATCCTACCATTTAATTTTCAACCCGCCGAAGCAAGATGGCATCTGCGACATTGATGGCGGAGAATTGTATCAGCGTCCGGATGACAACGAAGAAAGTGTAGGCAAGCGTCTGGATGAGTATGATAACAAGACAGCGCCGCTGCTTGCATTTTATGACGATAAAGGTCTTGTGCGTCAGGTAAACGGAGAAAACGAAATCAATGTCGTTTCTTCTGAAATCGTCTCTATGCTGCGGGGTTAA
- the map gene encoding type I methionyl aminopeptidase has translation MIICKSEQELVFMREAGRIVAESHRLIAEAIQPGITTGELDRIADGYIRSQGAVPSFKGYNGFPASICASVNEQLVHGFPGKRKLVEGDIVTLDIGAEYRGYHGDSAWTYGVGSISEEAQRLLDVTEGSLYAGLALVKPDVRLFTISHAIQAYIEDAGFSVVREYVGHGIGAELHEEPQIPNYGIADRGPRLKPGMVLAIEPMVNAGERYVRTLDDNWTVVTVDGSLCAHFEHTVAVTPDGMEIFTKLNA, from the coding sequence ATGATCATTTGCAAATCCGAACAGGAACTTGTCTTTATGAGGGAAGCTGGTCGAATTGTTGCCGAGAGTCACCGTCTTATTGCTGAAGCTATCCAGCCAGGCATTACTACCGGTGAGCTCGACAGAATCGCCGATGGGTACATCCGCAGTCAGGGTGCTGTGCCGTCTTTCAAAGGCTACAACGGTTTTCCTGCCAGCATTTGCGCTTCAGTCAACGAACAATTAGTGCACGGATTTCCAGGGAAACGCAAACTGGTAGAAGGCGACATCGTTACGCTGGATATCGGTGCAGAGTACCGTGGTTATCATGGTGATTCCGCCTGGACCTACGGGGTGGGCAGCATTTCCGAAGAGGCTCAGCGTCTGCTGGATGTCACGGAGGGCTCTCTCTACGCTGGACTGGCGTTAGTCAAACCGGATGTGCGCTTGTTTACAATCTCCCATGCAATTCAAGCATACATTGAAGACGCCGGGTTCTCCGTTGTCCGCGAGTATGTTGGTCATGGCATTGGGGCAGAACTGCATGAAGAACCGCAAATTCCGAACTATGGCATAGCGGACCGCGGACCACGTTTGAAGCCGGGTATGGTACTCGCCATTGAGCCGATGGTTAACGCTGGAGAACGTTATGTCAGAACACTGGATGATAACTGGACGGTCGTTACGGTAGACGGTTCACTGTGCGCTCACTTCGAGCATACAGTAGCAGTTACACCGGACGGCATGGAGATTTTCACAAAACTGAATGCGTAG
- a CDS encoding KOW domain-containing RNA-binding protein, translating into MNTGSSPQVGQIVRILKGKDAGEAAVVIAVVDSRFVYIADGDKRKFDSPKKKNIQHLELIPFISSEIVDSLEETGRVTNGKLRFAVMKYGLPAGQSANEKGD; encoded by the coding sequence GTGAATACTGGGAGCAGCCCGCAGGTTGGTCAAATCGTGAGAATTCTCAAAGGCAAGGATGCCGGAGAGGCTGCCGTTGTTATCGCAGTTGTAGATAGCAGATTTGTATATATTGCTGATGGGGACAAACGTAAGTTTGACAGCCCAAAGAAGAAGAATATTCAGCACTTGGAGCTCATACCCTTCATCAGCAGTGAGATTGTAGACAGTTTGGAAGAAACCGGCCGGGTCACCAACGGAAAGCTGCGGTTTGCAGTGATGAAGTATGGCCTGCCCGCTGGACAAAGTGCTAATGAGAAAGGAGACTGA